One genomic segment of Candidatus Hydrogenedentota bacterium includes these proteins:
- a CDS encoding immunoglobulin domain-containing protein encodes MASFLIVLALCCNCFAAEPMEASFCSVWPLAAGNAWLTLNPRFEVVSQNTYNGYTAWRMQFTLHGIAGDTTVSAYWTFANGWLYETANEADLAMLPEIADGMYRVFPAVFRDGETFTMEGFIGRGAPINLTPVVTNAGVQVNAEGIQVPILTLVRGMGPGSYDLPFVHATIVGTCSGLYETEISTSSPKWVEAGQFVRLEVPVSSGSRFQWYKDGAALEDASTSTYVKDPVALEDSGNYTCRVWEGPVLFHDTRAVFVSVFPEGTLPVAGKAGWVVLAFALVVMGCTAIQRAHDRIQA; translated from the coding sequence ATGGCTTCCTTTCTGATCGTGCTTGCGCTTTGCTGTAATTGTTTCGCCGCCGAGCCGATGGAAGCGTCCTTCTGCAGCGTGTGGCCGCTCGCGGCAGGCAATGCGTGGCTTACCCTCAACCCTAGGTTCGAAGTGGTCAGTCAGAACACATACAATGGCTATACGGCTTGGCGCATGCAGTTCACCTTGCACGGCATCGCCGGCGATACGACCGTGTCGGCATACTGGACGTTCGCCAATGGGTGGCTTTACGAGACGGCCAACGAAGCGGACCTCGCGATGCTTCCAGAGATTGCCGACGGTATGTATCGAGTCTTCCCTGCCGTGTTCCGTGATGGCGAGACCTTCACTATGGAGGGATTCATCGGCCGGGGAGCTCCGATCAATCTCACGCCAGTTGTCACGAATGCCGGAGTACAAGTGAATGCCGAAGGGATACAAGTCCCTATTCTTACCTTGGTGCGAGGCATGGGTCCCGGCAGTTACGATTTGCCTTTTGTACATGCCACGATTGTCGGAACCTGCTCCGGCCTGTATGAAACAGAAATCTCGACGAGTTCCCCAAAATGGGTGGAGGCCGGGCAATTTGTCCGTCTTGAGGTGCCGGTGTCGTCAGGATCGCGTTTTCAGTGGTATAAGGACGGCGCAGCCCTTGAAGACGCCTCGACGAGCACGTACGTCAAAGATCCGGTGGCGTTGGAAGATTCCGGAAACTACACATGCCGCGTCTGGGAGGGACCTGTGCTGTTTCACGACACAAGAGCCGTTTTCGTGTCGGTTTTTCCGGAGGGCACATTGCCCGTGGCTGGAAAAGCCGGATGGGTTGTCCTGGCGTTCGCGCTCGTCGTCATGGGCTGTACCGCGATCCAGCGCGCACACGACAGAATTCAGGCATGA